One window from the genome of Nocardioides panaciterrulae encodes:
- a CDS encoding NAD-dependent epimerase/dehydratase family protein, which translates to MRLLVLGGSVFLSRAVAEEAVRRGHEVTCACRGTSGSVPSGARQVVADRSVGLPAELDGAYDAVVDVARHPSWVRAAVARFPDAHWVFVSTINVYADDATPGGGPGTLPLREPVHEDVDLHEDPEAYGPMKVACEQAVLDRAASAAVVRPGLIVGPGDPSGRFAYWPARLADTGDHPEVLLPGSADATVQVIDVRDLAAWLVRLAEERRTGTFDGTGQATTRAAFTDAVAAAARELGRHDPTTTTFTAVPQEFLLEQDVQPWTGPRSVPVWLPLPEYAGLMAHDVTASYDAGLVTRPLAETARDTLLWLDAEPDAPVTGWSRADEAEVLAAWHARG; encoded by the coding sequence ATGAGGCTCCTGGTGCTGGGTGGATCGGTGTTCCTGTCGCGGGCGGTGGCCGAGGAGGCGGTCCGGCGCGGCCACGAGGTGACCTGCGCGTGCCGGGGCACCTCCGGGTCGGTGCCCTCGGGCGCCCGGCAGGTGGTCGCGGACCGGTCGGTGGGGCTGCCCGCCGAGCTCGACGGTGCGTACGACGCGGTGGTCGACGTGGCCCGACACCCGTCCTGGGTGCGCGCGGCGGTCGCGCGGTTCCCCGACGCCCACTGGGTGTTCGTGTCGACGATCAACGTCTACGCCGACGACGCGACCCCCGGCGGCGGCCCCGGGACGCTGCCGCTGCGCGAGCCGGTCCACGAGGACGTCGACCTGCACGAGGACCCGGAGGCCTACGGCCCGATGAAGGTCGCCTGCGAGCAGGCCGTGCTCGACCGCGCGGCCTCCGCCGCGGTGGTGCGGCCCGGGCTGATCGTGGGCCCGGGCGACCCCTCGGGGCGGTTCGCCTACTGGCCGGCCCGGCTGGCCGACACCGGCGACCACCCCGAGGTGCTGCTGCCGGGGTCGGCCGACGCCACCGTGCAGGTGATCGACGTGCGCGACCTCGCGGCCTGGCTGGTCAGGCTCGCCGAGGAGCGCCGCACCGGCACCTTCGACGGCACCGGGCAGGCGACGACCCGGGCGGCGTTCACCGACGCGGTCGCGGCCGCCGCCCGTGAGCTCGGCCGGCACGACCCGACCACCACGACGTTCACCGCCGTGCCGCAGGAGTTCCTGCTGGAGCAGGACGTGCAGCCGTGGACGGGCCCGCGGTCGGTGCCGGTCTGGCTGCCGCTGCCGGAGTACGCCGGGCTGATGGCCCACGACGTCACCGCGTCCTACGACGCCGGGCTGGTGACCCGCCCGCTCGCCGAGACCGCCCGCGACACGCTGCTCTGGCTGGACGCCGAGCCCGACGCCCCGGTCACCGGCTGGTCGCGCGCGGACGAGGCGGAGGTGCTCGCCGCCTGGCACGCCCGCGGCTGA
- a CDS encoding M1 family metallopeptidase codes for MRRTWSAPGRPGAPAGLLPRALAGTLAGVLLLGGLSACTSGSSDGSPSASPSAGSGGSAGSGATEVQPAASRDTVATDDPALDAAVSSPVEDDVYPEVGDPGVDALHYGLDLRWSPAATRLTATESLVFRATADARDVRLDLGDALEVRAVTVDGRTASYDHPGKELVVHVPVTKDQRYTMVLAYGGTPLPAAAPTTRSDFSTLGWTTEADGSVWTMQEPYGAYTWYAVNDQPSDKALYDFTISTTSGMTGIANGTLRSMTRQGATMVTRWHLDEPASSYLTTIAIGRYRPFKDRSASGVPVTYWVPATNPRIRRGLRPAADELGWIENKLGPYPFSSLGIVLVHSRSGMETQTMLTLGIGDYTTSPEVIVHEMVHQWYGDEVTPATWTGLWMSEGMAMYLQGLWQSERGHTPMSESLHRWRASEPGLEEQFGPPADYDPATFGESNAYYGPALMWDALRRRLGDREFWSLVRAWPKAHEDGNASYDEIVSWFSQHSGQDLRPLFDSYLLGRGGRAGR; via the coding sequence ATGCGCCGCACGTGGTCGGCGCCGGGCCGGCCCGGCGCCCCGGCCGGGCTGCTGCCCCGGGCGCTGGCGGGCACGCTGGCCGGGGTGCTGCTGCTCGGCGGGCTCTCGGCGTGCACGTCGGGCTCCTCCGACGGCTCCCCCAGCGCCTCGCCGTCGGCGGGGTCGGGCGGGTCGGCGGGGTCGGGCGCGACCGAGGTGCAGCCCGCGGCCTCGCGGGACACGGTCGCCACCGACGACCCCGCGCTGGACGCGGCGGTCAGCTCGCCGGTCGAGGACGACGTCTACCCCGAGGTCGGTGACCCGGGCGTCGACGCCCTGCACTACGGGCTGGACCTGCGGTGGAGCCCCGCGGCCACCCGGCTCACGGCCACGGAGTCGCTGGTGTTCCGCGCGACCGCCGACGCCCGGGACGTCCGGCTCGACCTCGGGGACGCCCTCGAGGTGCGCGCGGTGACGGTCGACGGCCGGACCGCGTCGTACGACCACCCGGGCAAGGAGCTGGTCGTGCACGTCCCGGTCACGAAGGACCAGCGCTACACGATGGTGCTCGCCTACGGCGGGACCCCGCTGCCGGCCGCGGCGCCGACGACCCGGTCCGACTTCAGCACCCTCGGCTGGACGACCGAGGCCGACGGCTCGGTGTGGACGATGCAGGAGCCCTACGGCGCCTACACCTGGTACGCCGTGAACGACCAGCCCTCGGACAAGGCGCTCTACGACTTCACGATCTCCACGACCTCGGGGATGACCGGCATCGCCAACGGCACCCTGAGGTCGATGACCCGGCAGGGCGCGACCATGGTGACCCGCTGGCACCTCGACGAGCCTGCTTCGTCGTACCTCACCACGATCGCGATCGGCCGCTACCGGCCGTTCAAGGACCGCTCCGCGAGCGGCGTGCCGGTGACCTACTGGGTCCCGGCGACCAACCCGCGGATCCGCCGCGGCCTGCGGCCGGCCGCCGACGAGCTCGGCTGGATCGAGAACAAGCTCGGCCCCTACCCGTTCTCCTCGCTCGGCATCGTGCTGGTGCACTCCCGGAGCGGGATGGAGACCCAGACCATGCTCACACTCGGGATCGGCGACTACACGACCTCGCCGGAGGTGATCGTCCACGAGATGGTGCACCAGTGGTACGGCGACGAGGTCACCCCCGCCACTTGGACCGGGCTGTGGATGAGCGAGGGCATGGCGATGTACCTGCAGGGGCTGTGGCAGTCCGAGCGCGGCCACACCCCGATGTCGGAGAGCCTGCACCGGTGGCGCGCCAGCGAGCCGGGGCTGGAGGAGCAGTTCGGGCCGCCAGCGGACTACGACCCCGCGACGTTCGGCGAGAGCAACGCCTACTACGGGCCGGCGCTGATGTGGGACGCGTTGCGCCGACGGCTCGGGGACCGGGAGTTCTGGTCGCTGGTCCGGGCGTGGCCGAAGGCCCACGAGGACGGCAACGCCTCCTACGACGAGATCGTCTCCTGGTTCTCCCAGCACAGCGGGCAGGACCTGCGGCCGCTCTTCGACTCCTACCTGCTCGGCCGGGGCGGCCGGGCCGGCCGCTGA
- a CDS encoding RNA polymerase sigma factor, which produces MHGDTQHAPTADEIDDLARAARDGDRAALEDLLAAVRPRTLNVCRGVLPYSSDAEDACQEALLNVANKIGTWNARGRFTTWLHVVALNSARSTYRRMKNQAVASDVLPLEKPDPRTTSVIAGTRLDLLDAMETIERDHPQFVEPLMLRDVYGLSYEEIAEQVGVPLGTVKAQIHHGRKLARPLLRPQD; this is translated from the coding sequence ATGCACGGGGACACGCAGCACGCACCCACCGCCGACGAGATCGACGACCTCGCCCGCGCGGCACGCGACGGCGACCGGGCGGCGCTGGAGGACCTGCTCGCGGCGGTGCGCCCCCGGACGCTCAACGTCTGCCGGGGCGTGCTGCCCTACTCCTCGGACGCCGAGGACGCCTGCCAGGAGGCGCTGCTCAACGTCGCGAACAAGATCGGCACCTGGAACGCCCGAGGCCGGTTCACCACCTGGCTGCACGTGGTCGCGCTGAACTCCGCCCGCAGCACCTACCGCCGGATGAAGAACCAGGCCGTGGCCAGCGACGTGCTGCCGCTGGAGAAGCCGGACCCACGGACGACCAGCGTGATCGCCGGCACCCGGCTGGACCTGCTCGACGCGATGGAGACCATCGAGCGCGACCACCCGCAGTTCGTCGAGCCGCTGATGCTGCGCGACGTCTACGGGCTCTCCTACGAGGAGATCGCCGAGCAGGTCGGCGTGCCGCTGGGCACCGTCAAGGCGCAGATCCACCACGGCCGCAAGCTGGCCCGGCCGCTGCTGCGGCCCCAGGACTGA
- a CDS encoding ABC transporter permease — MTSTTLTPETAEAARPRAVPGSIPLSRLVAVEARKSFDTRSGLWLLASIAILAVLATAATILFAPADQLDYEAFASAIGFPMAVVLPMIAVLSVASEWSQRTGLTSFTLVPHRGRVITAKLVVTLAVGVVSMLLAAVIGAVGNLVGPALRGTDPVWNLGATELAYVVLGNVLGMLVGFMLGVLVRNSAAAIVGYFVYGFVLPPLSMLLAANQHWFAQAQPWVDFNFAQGNLFNDAMGAAQWAQLGVTGLVWLALPLAVGLRVLLRSEVK, encoded by the coding sequence ATGACCAGCACGACCCTGACCCCCGAGACCGCCGAGGCCGCGCGCCCGCGAGCGGTCCCGGGGTCCATCCCGCTGTCCCGCCTGGTGGCCGTCGAGGCCCGCAAGAGCTTCGACACCCGCTCCGGCCTCTGGCTCCTGGCCAGCATCGCGATCCTCGCGGTCCTGGCCACGGCCGCGACGATCCTGTTCGCGCCGGCCGACCAGCTCGACTACGAGGCCTTCGCGTCCGCGATCGGCTTCCCGATGGCGGTCGTGCTGCCGATGATCGCGGTGCTGTCGGTGGCCAGCGAGTGGAGCCAGCGCACCGGCCTCACGTCGTTCACCCTGGTGCCGCACCGCGGCCGGGTGATCACCGCCAAGCTCGTGGTCACCCTCGCCGTCGGTGTCGTGTCGATGCTGCTCGCGGCGGTGATCGGCGCGGTCGGCAACCTCGTCGGCCCCGCGCTCCGGGGCACCGACCCGGTCTGGAACCTCGGCGCCACCGAGCTGGCCTACGTCGTGCTCGGCAACGTGCTGGGCATGCTGGTCGGCTTCATGCTCGGGGTCCTGGTCCGCAACTCCGCCGCCGCGATCGTGGGCTACTTCGTCTACGGCTTCGTGCTGCCGCCGCTGTCGATGCTGCTGGCCGCGAACCAGCACTGGTTCGCGCAGGCCCAGCCCTGGGTGGACTTCAACTTCGCGCAGGGCAACCTCTTCAACGACGCGATGGGGGCCGCGCAGTGGGCCCAGCTGGGCGTGACCGGGCTGGTCTGGCTGGCGCTCCCGCTGGCGGTCGGACTGCGGGTGCTGCTGCGCTCGGAGGTGAAGTAG
- a CDS encoding ABC transporter ATP-binding protein yields the protein MITIDGLTRRYGDFTAVDDVSFTARPGRVTGFLGPNGAGKSTTMRVLVGLTPAGAGTATVRGRRYADLPNPGREVGVLLDASAQHAGRTGREILGVAAHTMGLPKRRVEEMLELVSLSPAESRRRVRHYSLGMRQRLGIATALLGDPDVLVLDEPANGLDPAGIRWMRDLLRDFADRGGTVLLSSHLLHEIEVVADDLVVIGHGRIVARGTKAELLAAAGTLVRSTARAELARALGASGITHTDHGPDALRADADPGLVGEVALAAGIALHELRPADGAGLEEMFLELTADTQREGAVA from the coding sequence ATGATCACGATCGATGGCCTCACCAGGCGATACGGCGACTTCACCGCCGTCGACGACGTCAGCTTCACCGCACGACCCGGACGGGTCACCGGCTTCCTCGGCCCCAACGGCGCCGGGAAGTCCACGACCATGCGGGTCCTGGTCGGCCTCACCCCGGCCGGCGCGGGCACTGCGACGGTCCGCGGCCGGCGGTACGCCGACCTGCCGAACCCCGGCCGCGAGGTCGGCGTGCTGCTCGACGCCTCGGCGCAGCACGCTGGCCGCACCGGCCGCGAGATCCTCGGCGTGGCCGCCCACACGATGGGCCTGCCGAAGCGCCGCGTCGAGGAGATGCTGGAGCTGGTCAGCCTGAGCCCCGCGGAGTCGCGGCGCCGGGTGCGGCACTACTCGCTGGGCATGCGGCAGCGGCTCGGCATCGCCACCGCGCTGCTCGGCGACCCCGACGTGCTGGTGCTCGACGAGCCGGCCAACGGCCTGGACCCCGCCGGCATCCGCTGGATGCGGGACCTGCTGCGGGACTTCGCCGACCGCGGCGGCACGGTGCTGCTCTCCTCGCACCTGCTGCACGAGATCGAGGTCGTCGCCGACGACCTGGTCGTCATCGGGCACGGGCGGATCGTCGCGCGGGGCACCAAGGCCGAGCTGCTCGCCGCCGCCGGCACCCTGGTCCGCTCGACCGCCCGCGCCGAGCTGGCCCGGGCGCTGGGCGCCTCCGGCATCACCCACACCGACCACGGCCCCGACGCACTGCGCGCCGACGCCGACCCCGGCCTCGTGGGCGAGGTCGCCCTCGCCGCCGGGATCGCGCTGCACGAGCTGCGGCCGGCCGACGGCGCCGGGCTCGAGGAGATGTTCCTCGAGCTCACCGCCGACACCCAACGAGAAGGAGCGGTCGCATGA
- a CDS encoding serine/threonine-protein kinase, with translation MPARLGRYAVRRRIGAGGFATVWLAYDEHLDSPVAVKVLADNWAGDGHVRRRFLEEGRYLRKVESPHVVPVYDAGELDDGRPYLVMAYADQGTLADRLEVDGLAPEQALEVVRQVGAGLEALHQRDILHRDVKPANVLFRTVRSGEVRAMVGDLGLGKALDVSSRLTMIAGTPSFVAPEQARGEGLDARADQYSLASLAHLLLAGRPPYAHGSLAAAAAPAPPPRLSTPERPFSEQVEAVVLRGLAPDREDRWPDVATFVAALGAAFDGTTPAGAPPSLPRDPHLTQPGAAPSARPPSGELPAPGSPPRRRGRRALAAGAGLVALVVGAGAGYAVEQHTDAEVTLTDARGELSVTVPDAWRRAVGRDGWLPPTGLGSEGGAGSEAGAGSEAGAGGEVRYAALSVGTRRDWNRPRSRAQGVFLGVLPGTRLPSKVPGHPECQQAQPPIDDQGDLGSSMTVVYSACPGGVTVERVVQVAQNLLLWVQIRSADRATANEVLDSVDTSGI, from the coding sequence ATGCCAGCCCGCCTCGGTCGCTACGCCGTGCGCCGCCGCATCGGGGCCGGCGGCTTCGCGACGGTGTGGCTGGCCTACGACGAGCACCTGGACTCGCCGGTCGCGGTGAAGGTGCTCGCCGACAACTGGGCCGGCGACGGGCACGTGCGCCGGCGGTTCCTCGAGGAGGGGCGCTACCTGCGCAAGGTCGAGTCGCCGCACGTGGTGCCGGTCTACGACGCCGGCGAGCTCGACGACGGCCGCCCCTACCTGGTGATGGCGTACGCCGACCAGGGCACGCTGGCCGACCGGCTCGAGGTCGACGGGCTGGCGCCCGAGCAGGCGCTGGAGGTCGTACGCCAGGTCGGGGCCGGCCTGGAGGCGCTGCACCAGCGCGACATCCTGCACCGCGACGTGAAGCCGGCCAACGTGCTGTTCCGGACCGTGCGCTCCGGCGAGGTGCGCGCGATGGTCGGCGACCTGGGCCTGGGCAAGGCGCTCGACGTCTCCTCGCGGCTGACCATGATCGCCGGCACCCCGTCGTTCGTCGCGCCCGAGCAGGCGCGGGGGGAGGGGCTGGACGCGCGCGCCGACCAGTACTCCCTGGCCTCGCTGGCCCACCTGCTGCTGGCCGGCCGGCCGCCGTACGCCCACGGCTCGCTCGCCGCCGCGGCCGCCCCCGCGCCCCCGCCCCGGCTCTCCACGCCGGAGCGGCCGTTCTCCGAGCAGGTCGAGGCCGTGGTCCTGCGCGGCCTGGCGCCGGACCGTGAGGACCGCTGGCCCGACGTCGCCACGTTCGTCGCGGCGCTGGGCGCCGCCTTCGACGGCACCACGCCCGCCGGAGCGCCTCCCTCGCTGCCGCGCGACCCGCACCTGACCCAGCCCGGCGCAGCCCCCTCCGCGCGGCCCCCCTCCGGCGAGCTCCCCGCCCCCGGGTCGCCGCCCCGGCGGCGCGGCCGCCGGGCGCTCGCCGCCGGCGCCGGGCTGGTCGCGCTCGTGGTCGGCGCCGGGGCCGGCTACGCCGTCGAGCAGCACACCGACGCCGAGGTGACGCTCACCGACGCGCGCGGGGAGCTCAGCGTCACGGTCCCCGACGCGTGGCGGCGGGCGGTGGGCCGGGACGGCTGGCTGCCGCCGACCGGCCTGGGCAGTGAGGGCGGCGCGGGCAGCGAGGCCGGCGCGGGCAGCGAGGCCGGCGCGGGCGGCGAGGTCCGGTACGCCGCGCTCTCGGTCGGCACCCGGCGAGACTGGAACCGGCCGCGGTCCCGGGCGCAGGGGGTCTTCCTCGGCGTGCTGCCGGGCACCCGGCTGCCCAGCAAGGTGCCGGGGCACCCCGAGTGCCAGCAGGCCCAGCCCCCGATCGACGACCAGGGCGACCTCGGCTCGTCGATGACGGTCGTCTACAGCGCCTGCCCCGGAGGCGTCACCGTCGAGCGGGTGGTCCAGGTGGCCCAGAACCTGCTGCTGTGGGTGCAGATCCGCAGCGCGGACCGGGCCACCGCCAACGAGGTCCTCGACAGCGTGGACACCTCCGGCATCTGA
- a CDS encoding amidohydrolase family protein yields MSSHLIRNARPVPLAPGEQGVDRPVDVLVEDGTVTAVGPALDRPAGAVESDAQGRWLVPGLWDQHVHLGQWTLASQRLDLAAARSPEDATRMVADRIAEWPGHPVIGWGHRSGGWDRDVTVSELDAVSGDTPVVLISGDGHHAWLNTIALLHLALPVRDSVVREAEWFAAYARLSTLVGDDGTSPEAYRRTLEHAASLGVVGIVDFEFSGGAAEWAARWAAGADLLRIRMATYAESLEDVIGAGLRTGDVLPGGDERLRMGPLKIISDGSLNTRTAWCCEPYADAHRLEYPSGQPNLSGDELRALLARADACGLEVATHAIGDAAVAEALEAYAGTGARGSIEHAQMARREDVRRMAELGIRASIQPAHLLDDRDLTERIWGERSARCFAFRWMLDDGVELAMGSDAPVSALDPWLAIAAAVHRSADERDPWHPEHALTPREALAASTDGWGTVAPGHPGDLVLLDRDPIAPGSDPDSGSLAQQLRTMPVAATLVAGRVVHDDR; encoded by the coding sequence GTGAGCAGCCACCTGATCCGCAACGCCCGCCCGGTCCCGCTCGCGCCCGGTGAGCAGGGCGTCGACCGACCGGTCGACGTGCTCGTCGAGGACGGGACCGTGACCGCCGTCGGGCCGGCCCTGGACCGGCCGGCCGGGGCCGTCGAGTCCGACGCGCAGGGCCGCTGGCTGGTGCCGGGCCTGTGGGACCAGCACGTGCACCTGGGCCAGTGGACGCTGGCCTCGCAGCGGCTGGACCTGGCGGCCGCGCGGTCGCCGGAGGACGCGACCCGGATGGTCGCCGACCGGATCGCCGAGTGGCCCGGCCACCCGGTGATCGGCTGGGGCCACCGCTCGGGCGGCTGGGACCGCGACGTCACGGTCTCCGAGCTCGACGCCGTCTCCGGGGACACCCCGGTGGTGCTGATCAGCGGCGACGGGCACCACGCCTGGCTGAACACGATCGCGCTGCTGCACCTCGCGCTGCCGGTGCGGGACTCGGTGGTGCGCGAGGCGGAGTGGTTCGCGGCGTACGCCCGGCTCTCGACGCTGGTCGGTGACGACGGCACCTCCCCCGAGGCCTACCGCCGCACGCTCGAGCACGCCGCCTCGCTGGGCGTCGTGGGCATCGTCGACTTCGAGTTCAGCGGCGGAGCCGCGGAGTGGGCCGCGCGCTGGGCGGCGGGCGCGGACCTGCTCCGGATCCGGATGGCGACCTACGCCGAGAGCCTCGAGGACGTGATCGGCGCCGGGCTGCGCACCGGCGACGTGCTGCCGGGCGGCGACGAGCGGCTGCGGATGGGGCCGCTGAAGATCATCAGCGACGGCTCGCTGAACACCCGCACCGCCTGGTGCTGCGAGCCGTACGCCGACGCGCACCGGCTGGAGTACCCCTCCGGCCAGCCCAACCTGTCCGGCGACGAGCTGCGCGCGCTGCTGGCGCGGGCCGACGCGTGCGGCCTCGAGGTGGCCACGCACGCGATCGGCGACGCGGCGGTGGCCGAGGCGTTGGAGGCGTACGCCGGCACCGGCGCCCGCGGCTCGATCGAGCACGCCCAGATGGCCCGGCGCGAGGACGTGCGCCGGATGGCCGAGCTCGGCATCCGCGCCAGCATCCAGCCCGCGCACCTGCTCGACGACCGCGACCTGACCGAGCGGATCTGGGGGGAGCGCTCCGCGCGGTGCTTCGCGTTCCGCTGGATGCTCGACGACGGGGTCGAGCTGGCGATGGGCTCCGACGCACCGGTCTCGGCGCTCGACCCGTGGCTGGCGATCGCCGCCGCCGTCCACCGCAGCGCCGACGAGCGCGACCCGTGGCACCCCGAGCACGCGCTGACCCCGCGCGAGGCCCTCGCCGCCTCGACCGACGGCTGGGGCACGGTCGCGCCGGGCCACCCCGGCGACCTGGTGCTGCTCGACCGCGACCCGATCGCCCCCGGTTCCGACCCCGATTCCGGCTCGCTGGCCCAGCAGCTGCGCACGATGCCGGTCGCGGCCACCCTCGTCGCCGGGCGGGTCGTCCACGACGACCGGTGA
- a CDS encoding SGNH/GDSL hydrolase family protein, whose protein sequence is MRQRARRGVAAALLTLALGAATGCSGGPASDGSGAAAAKPRTSAGAGTGRPDGPAPGRSPRHRARYVALGDSYTAAPLVPPTEFRSGCLRSGRNYPARVAARSPRTRLVDVSCSGADTASMTHSQRIGDGRVPPQLDAVTRRTALVTLGIGGNDFGLFGTLVGECTRLRSSDPTGSPCRDRFTAGGTDLLAQDLPRIRDHVAGVVARIHRRAPHARIVVVGYPQIIPAHGTCPRLLPLATGDYRWARRVNEGLASAVRRGSRRADAYVDVFGHTRHHDICARHPWINGQVTDPNRALAYHPFAVEQAVVARLVLDAA, encoded by the coding sequence ATGAGACAGCGGGCACGACGCGGCGTGGCCGCCGCCCTGCTCACGCTCGCGCTCGGCGCGGCCACCGGGTGCTCGGGCGGGCCCGCCTCGGACGGCTCGGGGGCCGCGGCGGCCAAGCCCCGGACCTCGGCGGGCGCCGGGACGGGACGCCCCGACGGGCCGGCCCCCGGACGGTCACCCCGGCACCGGGCGAGGTACGTCGCGCTCGGCGACTCCTACACCGCGGCGCCGCTGGTGCCGCCGACCGAGTTCCGCAGCGGCTGCCTGCGTTCGGGCCGCAACTATCCCGCGCGGGTGGCCGCCCGGTCACCGCGCACGCGGCTCGTCGACGTCAGCTGCAGCGGCGCGGACACCGCGTCGATGACCCACTCGCAGCGGATCGGCGACGGGCGGGTGCCGCCGCAGCTCGACGCCGTCACCCGGCGTACCGCGCTGGTGACGCTCGGCATCGGGGGCAACGACTTCGGGCTGTTCGGCACCCTGGTCGGCGAGTGCACGCGGCTGCGCAGCAGCGACCCGACCGGCTCGCCGTGCCGGGACCGGTTCACGGCCGGCGGCACCGACCTGCTCGCGCAGGACCTGCCGCGGATCCGGGACCACGTCGCGGGCGTGGTCGCCAGGATCCACCGGCGGGCGCCGCACGCCCGGATCGTCGTGGTCGGCTACCCGCAGATCATCCCCGCGCACGGCACCTGCCCGCGGCTGCTGCCGCTGGCCACCGGCGACTACCGCTGGGCCCGGCGGGTCAACGAGGGCCTCGCCTCGGCCGTACGCCGGGGATCACGGCGGGCGGACGCCTACGTCGACGTCTTCGGCCACACCCGCCACCACGACATCTGCGCGCGGCACCCCTGGATCAACGGGCAGGTCACGGACCCGAATCGCGCGCTGGCCTATCACCCGTTCGCGGTCGAGCAGGCCGTCGTCGCCCGGCTGGTGCTCGACGCGGCCTGA
- a CDS encoding cation diffusion facilitator family transporter, with protein sequence MTTQRTSNDDAAGPVPVDVPDDQTKGGESSLTVIVALIANAALAVAKTLAGFLTGSASMVAEAAHSWADTGNEVFLLIAEKRGRKPRDEKHPRGYGRLTYVWSLVAAFGLFSAGAVVSIWHGVNALFAEPEPPSFGWNYVILAIAFVLEGTSFLQASRQVHGASQRWGMHPLRFVERTSNPTLRAVFFEDFSALLGILFAAAGIGMHQLTGQAWWDAVGSIAIGVLLAFVAVFLMRRNMDYLLGEGSPEMRRRVLAGLCDHPAIDRVTYLHVEWVGPSRLFVVAAVDLTGDDAEPDLARRLRELEKEVEDNDLIEDAVLTLSHPEDKALTAEQPTGSKAARA encoded by the coding sequence GTGACGACGCAGCGGACCAGCAACGACGACGCCGCCGGCCCGGTGCCGGTCGACGTCCCCGACGACCAGACCAAGGGCGGGGAGTCGTCGCTGACGGTCATCGTCGCGCTGATCGCCAACGCGGCGCTCGCGGTGGCGAAGACCCTCGCGGGCTTCCTGACGGGCTCGGCCTCGATGGTGGCGGAGGCCGCACACTCCTGGGCGGACACCGGCAACGAGGTGTTCCTGCTGATCGCCGAGAAGCGGGGCCGCAAGCCGCGCGACGAGAAGCACCCGCGCGGCTACGGGCGGCTGACCTACGTCTGGTCGCTGGTCGCGGCCTTCGGCCTGTTCTCGGCCGGTGCGGTCGTGTCGATCTGGCACGGCGTCAACGCGCTGTTCGCGGAGCCGGAGCCGCCGAGCTTCGGCTGGAACTACGTGATCCTCGCGATCGCGTTCGTGCTGGAGGGCACGTCGTTCCTGCAGGCCTCCCGCCAGGTGCACGGCGCGTCGCAGCGCTGGGGCATGCACCCGCTGCGGTTCGTGGAGCGTACGTCGAACCCCACGCTGCGGGCGGTCTTCTTCGAGGACTTCTCCGCGCTGCTCGGCATCCTCTTCGCGGCCGCCGGGATCGGCATGCACCAGCTCACCGGCCAGGCCTGGTGGGACGCGGTGGGGTCGATCGCGATCGGCGTGCTGCTGGCGTTCGTGGCGGTGTTCCTGATGCGACGCAACATGGACTACCTGCTCGGGGAGGGGTCCCCCGAGATGCGCCGGCGGGTGCTGGCCGGGCTGTGCGACCACCCGGCCATCGACCGGGTGACCTACCTGCACGTGGAGTGGGTCGGGCCCAGCCGGCTGTTCGTCGTGGCCGCCGTCGACCTGACCGGCGACGACGCCGAGCCCGACCTGGCCCGCCGGCTGCGCGAGCTCGAGAAGGAGGTGGAGGACAACGACCTCATCGAGGACGCCGTGCTCACCCTCTCCCACCCCGAGGACAAGGCGCTGACCGCGGAGCAGCCGACGGGCAGCAAGGCCGCCCGGGCCTGA